A segment of the Pseudomonadota bacterium genome:
TGCCCGGCACCTGGGTGACGTCGTGCGCGTACGCTCCTCTCCCCAGCAGCCCCAGCGTCTCCTCATCGGTCTGCCGCCCCTGCCGATGGCCCGGGCAGCACAGCTCCATCGGCTCGCGCGAAGCGTAGGCCGACAGCATCTCGACGATGGGCGCCCTCTCCTGCGACATGTCTATGGGTCGACCTCCCCACCGATGACGACATCGACCTCGTCACCCTCGCCGAGACCGAGAACCTGGGCGGCGCTGCCCATGGAGACAGACAGCTCGAGATGATCGCTGCTGCCCCAGAGCGCGAGCAGCGTGCCCGGCGCCACGTCACCATAGGTCTCGACCCGCCTGAGCCCTCGGCCTGCCGCACGGGCACCGACGACGACGCGTTCATCGACCTGTCGGCGATGCAGCGCGGTCACCAGGTTGCCAAACCGGTCGGCATGGATCACGGGCACGCGCAGCCCTCCCGCCACGGGCACCGGCGCGGGGGAAGGGAGACGCACGAGCTGCGCCACATCGATGGGATCCCCAAGATCAGCCGGCGCAACGCCCTGCGCCAGATGCGCCGCCACCGGAGCGAAGACGTCACGCCCATGGAACGTGGCGCTCCGCGCCGGGAGGAAGTACTGCGGACGCGTCAGGTGCCACGCACCCACGGGGGGATCGCCGTCGAGCGCCAGGGTGAGCAGGCCGTTGTCTGGCGCAACATAGCGCGCACGATGGGTCTGGACCACCACGGCCCGCCGCTCGGTGCCGACCCCCGGATCGACCACCGCGACGTGAATCGCGCCCGGTGCGAACCACTTCACCGCCGAAGCCAGGGCGAAGGCGCCCTGGCGCACGTTCTGCGGCGCCACATCATGGGTGAGGTCGACGAAGCAGGCCTGTGGAGCCCGCGAGAGCATCACCGCCTTCATGATGCCCACGTAGGGATCGTGTGTCCCGAAATCGGTGAGCAGCGAGATGACCGCCGTCACGAAGAGATGGGCACCGCCGCTCGGCACATCTCGACGAACAGCGCGTGAACGCGGCAGTCTCGCGTCAGCTCCGGATGGAACGAGGTGGCCAGCAGCGACCCTTGGCGCACCGCGACGGCGACCCCGTCGTGCCACGCAAGCACCTCGACCGCGCCGCCCGTCGCCACGATCTTGGGCGCGCGGATGAACACCGCCCTGACCACGGCCGGAACGTCGCCGCCCAGACGCATCTCGATGTCGGCTTCGAACGACTGCAGCTGTCTGCCATAGCCATTGCGACGCACGCGCACGTCGAGGCAGCCGAGATGCGGCTGCCCCTCGAGACCGTCATCGATGGCACGCGACAGCAGGATGAGACCCGTGCACGTGCCATAGACCGGGAGACCGCGCTCGATGCGGCGGCGCAGCGGCTCGAGCAGCGCGAAGCGCGTCAGGAGCATGCCCACCGTGGTGCTCTCGCCTCCAGGGATCACGAGCCCATGAACCCGCTCGAGCCCGTCGGCGTCGCGCACCTCGAGCGCGCGTCCGCCGGCGGCCTCGATGGCGCGCACGTGCTCGCTCACGTCGCC
Coding sequences within it:
- the pdxT gene encoding pyridoxal 5'-phosphate synthase glutaminase subunit PdxT codes for the protein MTTDAPCIGVLALQGDVSEHVRAIEAAGGRALEVRDADGLERVHGLVIPGGESTTVGMLLTRFALLEPLRRRIERGLPVYGTCTGLILLSRAIDDGLEGQPHLGCLDVRVRRNGYGRQLQSFEADIEMRLGGDVPAVVRAVFIRAPKIVATGGAVEVLAWHDGVAVAVRQGSLLATSFHPELTRDCRVHALFVEMCRAAVPISS